The proteins below come from a single Alligator mississippiensis isolate rAllMis1 chromosome 2, rAllMis1, whole genome shotgun sequence genomic window:
- the SMIM18 gene encoding small integral membrane protein 18: MATFNTSHWNETTYIYECLGFQVQKIYPFHDNWNTACFVILIIFIFTVVSMVALAFLYELLDCCCCVKNKTMKDLENEPNPVRTMMDRFRKRETEVV, from the coding sequence ATGGCAACCTTCAACACTAGTCACTGGAATGAAACTACATACATTTATGAATGTCTTGGTTTCCAAGTGCAAAAGATTTATCCTTTCCATGATAACTGGAACACTGCCTGCTTTGTTATTctgattatatttatttttactgtagtTTCGATGGTGGCTTTGGCTTTTCTCTATGAGCTGCTTGATTGCTGCTGCTGCGTGAAAAATAAAACCATGAAAGACCTGGAGAATGAACCCAACCCTGTTAGAACCATGATGGACAGATTTAGAAAGCGTGAAACAGAAGTAGTGTAA